In one window of Kitasatospora sp. MMS16-BH015 DNA:
- a CDS encoding TIM-barrel domain-containing protein, whose amino-acid sequence MSYSIRAGAVERHTAAEVLRVEPWGPDAVRVRASSGAIDPAAPGALIPPPSGPPSEASVSQDGSARLVNGCIAVEASADGRLRFCHAVSGRELLAERSPHAHHTGPRVHATAGRTAQSFEAYEGERLHGLGQHLHGRLDQKGCVIDLVQANTVAAVPFLHSSRGYGLLWNNPATGRVELGADTTRWTADAGGRIDYWITAGDTPARILDSYTRATGRPPLLPEWASGFWQSKLRYRTQDELLTVARQYKERGLPLSVIVCDFFHWPRMGDWRFEQSEWPDPTAMVKELSALGVKLAVSVWPTVEPGSDAFDGLRSAGHLVRDSAGGLLTHPWPSRYGGEALIRPMAHYDATHPGARAALWRRLDENYRSLGVACFWLDACEPDLPPGLAERAVYAAGPAAEVANLYPLEHTRAVAEGLRAAGEERPLSLVRSAWAGSQAHGALLWSGDIPTTFDSLGRQIRAGLNVAMSGIPWWNTDIGGFSGGDPDDPGYRELLVRWFQYGTFCPVMRLHGDRAPNYPTFSTDMTGGPNEVWSYGEQAYGILRDHLLLRERLRPYLRTLSEDAHRTGAPPMRPLFFAFPEDERAWAVDDQFLLGPDLLVAPVYQAGVRARRVYLPVGARWVDPVTGSAREGGTTVDAEAPLERIPVFVRHGAEVAAVFG is encoded by the coding sequence CGCAGAGGTCCTCCGGGTCGAACCCTGGGGGCCGGACGCCGTCCGGGTGCGGGCCTCGTCCGGGGCCATCGACCCGGCCGCCCCCGGAGCGCTGATTCCACCTCCGTCCGGCCCGCCGTCCGAAGCGTCCGTCTCCCAGGACGGCAGTGCCCGCCTGGTCAACGGCTGCATCGCCGTCGAGGCCTCGGCGGACGGCCGGCTGAGGTTCTGCCACGCCGTCTCGGGCCGCGAGCTGCTCGCCGAGCGCAGCCCGCACGCGCACCACACCGGCCCCCGCGTCCACGCGACGGCCGGCCGGACGGCCCAGTCCTTCGAGGCGTACGAGGGCGAACGGCTGCACGGCCTGGGGCAGCACCTGCACGGGCGCCTGGACCAGAAGGGCTGTGTGATCGACCTCGTCCAGGCCAACACCGTGGCGGCCGTCCCCTTCCTGCACTCCTCACGCGGTTACGGACTCCTGTGGAACAACCCCGCCACCGGCCGCGTCGAGCTGGGCGCCGACACCACCCGGTGGACCGCCGACGCCGGTGGGCGCATCGACTACTGGATCACCGCCGGTGACACCCCGGCCCGGATCCTCGACTCCTACACCCGGGCCACCGGCCGTCCGCCGCTCCTGCCCGAATGGGCGTCCGGCTTCTGGCAGTCGAAGCTGCGCTACCGCACCCAGGACGAACTCCTCACCGTGGCACGGCAGTACAAGGAGCGGGGCCTGCCGCTCTCCGTCATCGTCTGCGACTTCTTCCACTGGCCGAGGATGGGGGACTGGCGGTTCGAGCAGAGCGAGTGGCCCGACCCCACGGCCATGGTCAAGGAGCTGTCGGCCCTCGGGGTGAAGCTCGCCGTCTCGGTGTGGCCCACCGTCGAGCCCGGCAGTGACGCCTTCGACGGGCTGCGCTCGGCCGGGCACCTCGTACGGGACTCGGCCGGCGGTCTGCTCACCCACCCGTGGCCGTCGCGGTACGGCGGGGAGGCCCTGATCCGTCCGATGGCCCACTACGACGCCACCCACCCCGGAGCACGCGCGGCGCTGTGGCGGCGGCTGGACGAGAACTACCGTTCGCTGGGGGTGGCGTGCTTCTGGCTGGACGCCTGCGAGCCGGACCTGCCCCCCGGCCTCGCCGAGCGGGCCGTCTACGCGGCCGGGCCGGCCGCCGAGGTCGCGAACCTCTACCCGCTGGAGCACACCCGCGCGGTGGCCGAGGGCCTGCGCGCGGCGGGCGAGGAACGGCCGCTCTCGCTGGTCCGCTCCGCCTGGGCGGGCAGCCAGGCGCACGGGGCACTGCTCTGGTCGGGCGACATCCCCACCACCTTCGACTCGCTCGGCCGCCAGATCCGGGCCGGCCTCAACGTCGCGATGAGCGGCATCCCCTGGTGGAACACCGACATCGGGGGCTTCTCCGGCGGCGACCCGGACGACCCGGGGTACCGCGAGTTGCTGGTCCGCTGGTTCCAGTACGGCACCTTCTGCCCGGTGATGCGGCTGCACGGCGACCGCGCGCCCAACTACCCGACGTTCTCCACCGACATGACCGGCGGGCCGAACGAGGTCTGGTCGTACGGGGAGCAGGCGTACGGCATCCTCCGCGACCACCTGCTGCTGCGCGAGCGCCTGCGCCCCTACCTGCGGACGCTCTCCGAGGACGCCCACCGCACCGGGGCCCCGCCGATGCGCCCGCTGTTCTTCGCGTTCCCCGAGGACGAGCGGGCCTGGGCAGTGGACGACCAGTTCCTGCTCGGCCCCGACCTCCTGGTGGCACCCGTGTACCAGGCCGGCGTCCGGGCCCGCCGGGTGTACCTGCCGGTCGGTGCCCGCTGGGTCGACCCGGTCACGGGAAGCGCACGGGAGGGTGGCACGACGGTCGACGCCGAGGCTCCGCTGGAGCGCATCCCGGTCTTCGTGCGGCACGGGGCCGAGGTCGCAGCGGTGTTCGGCTGA
- a CDS encoding jacalin-like lectin has translation MPKPRLRQLLVRSLLVGALGTTAALGSTTAQAATPAVASPAAAAQATAGGGSFSVLTYNVAGLPQVLSSASTDRQSSTTAIGSRVAPYDVVNVQEDFNYHAALYATDTHPYRTATSGGAGIGSGLNTMSRFAYDGDDFERVHWHDCQLDSGDCLTPKGFTFMRTRLAEGVYVDFYNLHANAGTEPGDEAARAANLAQLTGYIQTHSAGNAVVVMGDTNTRYTRADDTIAAFAADNRLTDAWVQLERGGVPPVKGSDPLLCDQNAPTDTCEIVDKVLYRSSALVTLGATSYADKHVDFLDGAGKMLSDHDPVAVGFTWSQNPAYQASEQFGGPHGDFYNDIDRVPAGAQAAVVSLRSGSRVDQVGLTLADGTSLTHGGTGGTAASLTLGGGEYVNSATLCEGSYSGHTRIFYASFGTNLGRSLAGGTTTADCVTRTAPAGWQFAGFQGRSGDEVDKLGFLLTRR, from the coding sequence ATGCCCAAGCCCCGCCTCCGCCAACTCCTCGTCCGCTCCCTCCTCGTGGGCGCACTCGGCACCACCGCCGCACTGGGCTCCACCACGGCGCAGGCCGCCACTCCGGCGGTGGCCAGCCCGGCCGCTGCCGCGCAGGCCACCGCCGGGGGCGGGTCGTTCTCCGTGCTGACGTACAACGTCGCCGGGCTGCCGCAGGTGCTCTCCAGCGCCTCGACCGACCGGCAGAGCAGCACCACCGCGATCGGCAGCCGGGTGGCGCCGTACGACGTGGTGAACGTCCAGGAGGACTTCAACTACCACGCCGCGCTCTACGCCACCGACACCCACCCGTACCGCACCGCCACCAGCGGCGGAGCCGGCATCGGCAGCGGCCTCAACACGATGTCCCGATTCGCCTACGACGGCGACGACTTCGAGCGCGTCCACTGGCACGACTGCCAGCTGGACTCCGGCGACTGCCTCACGCCCAAGGGCTTCACCTTCATGCGGACGAGGCTGGCCGAGGGCGTGTACGTGGACTTCTACAACCTGCACGCCAACGCGGGCACCGAGCCCGGCGACGAGGCCGCCCGCGCCGCCAACCTGGCGCAGCTCACCGGCTACATCCAGACCCACTCGGCGGGGAACGCCGTCGTGGTGATGGGCGACACCAACACCCGCTACACCCGGGCCGACGACACCATCGCCGCCTTCGCCGCCGACAACCGACTGACCGACGCCTGGGTGCAGTTGGAGCGCGGCGGGGTGCCGCCCGTCAAGGGCTCCGACCCGCTGCTGTGCGACCAGAACGCGCCCACCGACACCTGCGAGATCGTCGACAAGGTGCTGTACCGCAGCAGCGCACTGGTCACGCTCGGCGCGACCTCGTACGCCGACAAGCACGTCGACTTCCTGGACGGCGCGGGCAAGATGCTCTCCGACCACGACCCGGTCGCCGTCGGCTTCACCTGGAGCCAGAACCCGGCGTACCAGGCGAGCGAGCAATTCGGCGGCCCGCACGGCGACTTCTACAACGACATCGACCGCGTCCCGGCAGGCGCCCAGGCCGCCGTGGTCAGCCTGCGGTCCGGCTCCCGGGTCGACCAGGTCGGGCTCACCCTCGCCGACGGCACCTCGCTCACCCACGGCGGCACCGGCGGCACCGCCGCGTCGCTCACCCTGGGCGGCGGTGAGTACGTCAACTCCGCCACGCTGTGCGAGGGTTCGTACAGCGGGCACACCCGGATCTTCTACGCCTCGTTCGGCACCAACCTGGGCCGGTCGCTGGCCGGCGGCACCACCACCGCCGACTGTGTGACTCGCACCGCGCCGGCCGGCTGGCAGTTCGCCGGCTTCCAGGGCCGCTCGGGCGACGAGGTCGACAAGCTCGGCTTCCTCCTCACCCGCCGCTGA
- a CDS encoding phosphatase PAP2 family protein, whose protein sequence is MNDQPTLDRRRFLRSSAATSVALLTAPTALSLLTAPQRAVAAAPVGSVAGGSAAGHSGPVGPVSGPAFVDSYTTNTMADLTPTGNAAVRILTGMSRIWRTGGAWNDGSPLLAEVLRANVRSCVQATTQRTAEQAKEAFIYDRQHQSYAVIAGLGPLAELYRTGARAVTSITTAPDSTPPGKIDDAVPADAPAGSALGPGAVDSELGRVVTLVNTLRGPYASGNPAKYAYRYPRPWRLNGQSAVVDTGATDAFGFPVYASEVVVAPQLLRQRNASPADDGGFVSGHTNAFHLAALALAYAVPERFQELVTRAFELSHTRITAGMHSPLDVIGGRTLATALAAATLADPRNAALKAAARSQAAAYFQARTGSFQAKTESFQGKTGGTTDTLYAFAHRAGTAEDPYADRLANAALVRPKLTYVLRRGGREVPMTVPKGAEVLLETRLPYLDADQRREVLRTTALPSGYVLLDGPEMWGRLDLFAAADGYGSFERDVTVELDAAEGGFCAADAWRNDIGGPGGLTKRGTGTLTLTGTNRYTGTTVVAAGALVAGSHDALGRGDVQLRGGTLRVDAERGPVRVHGDYSQAGTGTCLELTAHQLHRAVLTVAGRLVLGHGARLALELREIGPLGEEAVLPVISGCAVQGGFGSVTVDVSGYRATPLRTREGISVRLTRC, encoded by the coding sequence ATGAACGATCAGCCCACCCTGGACCGCCGCCGATTCCTGCGCAGCTCCGCAGCCACCTCGGTCGCGCTGCTCACCGCGCCCACCGCGCTGAGTCTGCTGACCGCCCCGCAGCGGGCCGTCGCCGCTGCGCCCGTCGGTTCGGTGGCCGGCGGCTCCGCGGCGGGCCACTCCGGGCCCGTCGGCCCGGTGTCCGGCCCCGCCTTCGTGGACTCGTACACGACCAACACGATGGCCGACCTCACCCCCACGGGGAACGCGGCCGTGCGGATCCTCACCGGGATGAGCCGGATCTGGCGGACCGGCGGGGCTTGGAACGACGGCTCGCCGCTGCTGGCCGAGGTGCTGCGGGCCAATGTGCGCTCCTGCGTGCAGGCCACCACGCAGCGGACGGCGGAGCAGGCCAAGGAGGCGTTCATCTACGACCGCCAGCACCAGAGTTACGCCGTCATCGCCGGGCTCGGGCCACTCGCCGAGCTGTACCGGACGGGCGCCCGGGCCGTCACCTCGATCACCACGGCGCCCGACTCCACCCCGCCCGGGAAGATCGACGACGCCGTCCCCGCCGATGCGCCGGCCGGTTCGGCACTCGGGCCCGGGGCGGTCGACTCCGAGCTGGGGCGGGTGGTCACCCTGGTCAACACGCTCCGGGGGCCGTACGCCTCCGGCAACCCGGCCAAGTACGCCTACCGGTACCCGAGGCCCTGGCGGCTGAACGGGCAGAGCGCGGTGGTCGACACCGGCGCCACCGATGCCTTCGGCTTCCCGGTGTACGCCTCGGAGGTGGTGGTCGCCCCGCAGCTGCTGCGTCAGCGCAATGCCTCCCCGGCCGACGACGGCGGTTTTGTGAGCGGTCACACGAACGCCTTCCACCTGGCCGCGCTGGCCCTCGCGTACGCGGTGCCCGAACGCTTCCAGGAGCTGGTCACCCGGGCGTTCGAGCTCAGCCACACCCGGATCACCGCCGGCATGCACTCCCCGCTCGACGTCATCGGCGGCCGCACCCTGGCCACCGCGCTGGCCGCCGCCACCCTCGCGGACCCGCGCAACGCCGCTCTCAAGGCCGCCGCCCGCAGCCAGGCCGCCGCCTACTTCCAGGCGAGGACCGGCAGCTTCCAGGCGAAGACCGAAAGCTTCCAGGGGAAGACCGGCGGCACCACCGACACCCTGTACGCCTTCGCCCACCGGGCCGGTACGGCCGAGGACCCGTACGCCGACCGCCTGGCCAACGCCGCGCTGGTCAGGCCGAAGCTGACCTACGTGCTGCGGCGCGGCGGCCGGGAGGTCCCGATGACCGTGCCCAAGGGCGCCGAAGTCCTCCTGGAGACCCGGTTGCCCTACCTCGACGCCGACCAGCGGCGGGAGGTGCTGCGCACCACCGCGCTGCCCTCGGGCTACGTGCTGCTCGACGGCCCGGAGATGTGGGGCCGGCTCGACCTGTTCGCCGCCGCCGACGGCTACGGCTCCTTCGAGCGGGACGTGACGGTGGAGCTGGACGCCGCCGAGGGCGGGTTCTGCGCGGCCGACGCCTGGCGCAACGACATCGGCGGGCCCGGCGGTCTCACCAAGCGAGGCACCGGGACGCTGACCCTGACCGGCACCAACCGGTACACGGGCACCACCGTGGTGGCGGCCGGCGCCCTGGTGGCCGGCTCCCACGACGCGCTGGGGCGCGGGGACGTCCAACTGCGCGGTGGCACCCTGCGGGTGGACGCCGAGCGCGGTCCGGTGCGGGTGCACGGCGACTACTCGCAGGCGGGGACCGGGACTTGCCTGGAACTGACAGCTCATCAGCTCCACCGTGCGGTACTGACGGTGGCGGGCCGGCTGGTGCTCGGCCACGGTGCCCGGCTGGCCCTGGAGCTGCGGGAGATCGGGCCGCTCGGCGAGGAGGCGGTGCTGCCGGTGATCAGCGGGTGCGCGGTGCAGGGCGGGTTCGGCAGCGTCACGGTGGACGTGTCGGGATACCGGGCGACGCCGCTGCGCACCCGCGAGGGCATCTCGGTGCGGCTGACCCGCTGCTAG
- a CDS encoding AraC family transcriptional regulator, with product MDTALAHLDDPPVVAAVGIGVHGCAGRTDVFLLPDLWQLHLYGYEAELTVDGTAHAIRPGRVSLVPPGTTVRYRYRGRSEHLYVHLRLGTAGPQIGIPVIQDTGTELAPLRAQLTSALAAWPHSPVRATAEVWAALWRVAQLAPLRTADTAAPHPAVAAALAMIEARLAEPLSVAELARAAGVSHNHLTRLFRAATGATVVGYLRARRMARARHFLQATTLSIPAIAASVGIPDLQAFNKACRRDLGASPRAVRAGLNTG from the coding sequence ATGGACACCGCACTCGCCCACCTGGACGACCCGCCCGTCGTGGCCGCCGTCGGCATCGGCGTGCACGGCTGCGCCGGACGGACGGACGTGTTCCTGCTGCCGGACCTCTGGCAGTTGCACCTCTACGGCTACGAGGCCGAGCTGACGGTGGACGGCACCGCGCACGCGATCCGCCCGGGCCGAGTCAGCCTCGTGCCGCCCGGCACCACCGTGCGCTACCGCTACCGCGGCCGCTCCGAGCACCTCTACGTGCACCTGCGCCTCGGCACGGCCGGCCCGCAGATCGGCATTCCGGTGATCCAGGACACCGGCACCGAACTCGCACCGCTCAGAGCGCAGTTGACCAGTGCACTGGCGGCCTGGCCGCACTCCCCCGTACGGGCGACGGCCGAGGTCTGGGCCGCGCTCTGGCGGGTGGCCCAGCTGGCTCCGCTGCGCACGGCCGACACCGCCGCACCGCATCCGGCGGTCGCCGCCGCCCTGGCGATGATCGAGGCCCGCCTGGCCGAGCCGCTGAGCGTGGCGGAGCTGGCAAGGGCGGCGGGCGTCTCGCACAACCACCTGACCAGGCTCTTCCGCGCGGCCACCGGGGCCACCGTCGTCGGCTACCTCCGCGCCCGCCGGATGGCGCGGGCCCGCCACTTCCTCCAGGCCACCACCCTGTCCATCCCCGCCATCGCGGCCTCGGTCGGCATCCCCGACCTCCAGGCCTTCAACAAGGCCTGCCGCCGCGACCTCGGTGCCTCCCCGCGCGCCGTCCGCGCCGGACTGAACACCGGGTAG
- a CDS encoding arsenate reductase ArsC, producing the protein MSTPAVPSVLFVCVHNAGRSQMAAAFLTRLGGERVEVRSAGSAPAETVNPAVVEALAEVGIDISAETPKVLTVEAVQASDVVITMGCGDACPFFPGKTYLDWRLADPAGQGVAAVRPIRDEIEARIRGLLADLGIEPAA; encoded by the coding sequence GTGAGCACTCCCGCCGTCCCGTCCGTCCTGTTCGTCTGCGTCCACAACGCGGGCCGGTCCCAGATGGCGGCCGCCTTCCTCACCCGCCTCGGGGGCGAGCGGGTCGAGGTCCGCTCGGCCGGCTCCGCCCCGGCCGAGACCGTCAACCCGGCCGTGGTCGAGGCCCTGGCCGAGGTCGGCATCGACATCTCCGCCGAGACCCCGAAAGTCCTGACCGTCGAGGCCGTGCAGGCGTCCGACGTGGTGATCACGATGGGCTGCGGCGACGCCTGCCCGTTCTTCCCCGGCAAGACCTATCTCGACTGGAGGCTGGCGGACCCGGCCGGCCAGGGCGTCGCCGCCGTCCGGCCGATCCGCGACGAGATCGAGGCCCGGATCCGCGGCCTGCTCGCCGACCTCGGCATCGAACCCGCCGCATGA
- a CDS encoding aquaporin, producing MTAIAPLGRRAAAEFVGTGALVAVVVGSGIQAAQLSGDVGVQLLANSLTTVFGLGVLILLLGPVSGAHFNPAVTLAAWWTGRDGDGPGLREVAAYVGAQVAGAIGGAVLADAMFAKTPVAWSTHDRWAPHLWLGEVVATTGLILLIFGLARVGRERFAPVAVASFIGAAYWFTSSTSFANPAVTIGRAFTDTFAGVAPASVLPFIAAQLAGLAAGLGLVAVLFGRPSPAVAEHDTEHVAEHVVVPHGDHEPAPAGR from the coding sequence ATGACCGCGATAGCCCCGCTGGGGCGCCGCGCGGCCGCCGAGTTCGTCGGGACGGGCGCGCTGGTCGCCGTCGTGGTCGGCTCCGGCATCCAGGCCGCCCAGCTCTCCGGCGACGTAGGCGTGCAACTGCTGGCCAACTCGCTGACGACCGTGTTCGGCCTCGGCGTGCTGATCCTGCTGCTCGGCCCGGTCTCCGGCGCCCACTTCAACCCGGCCGTGACCCTGGCCGCCTGGTGGACCGGCCGTGACGGCGACGGCCCGGGCCTGCGCGAGGTCGCGGCCTATGTCGGCGCTCAGGTCGCCGGGGCGATCGGCGGTGCGGTCCTCGCGGACGCGATGTTCGCCAAGACGCCCGTGGCCTGGTCGACCCACGACCGGTGGGCGCCGCATCTGTGGCTGGGCGAGGTCGTCGCGACCACCGGCCTGATCCTGCTGATCTTCGGCCTGGCCCGCGTCGGCCGGGAGCGATTCGCCCCCGTCGCGGTCGCCTCGTTCATCGGAGCCGCGTACTGGTTCACGTCCTCCACCAGCTTCGCCAACCCGGCGGTGACGATCGGCCGGGCGTTCACCGACACCTTCGCCGGTGTCGCCCCCGCCTCCGTGCTGCCGTTCATCGCCGCCCAGCTCGCCGGTCTGGCCGCCGGGCTCGGCCTGGTCGCGGTCCTGTTCGGCCGACCCTCCCCGGCCGTCGCCGAGCACGACACCGAGCACGTCGCCGAGCACGTGGTCGTCCCGCATGGCGACCACGAGCCCGCCCCGGCCGGCCGCTGA
- a CDS encoding helix-turn-helix transcriptional regulator, which yields MSNLELPVLGQDEPAACCSPMAREPLGEEAAADLAKMFKALSDPVRLRLLSLIASHEGGEACVCDLTGPFDVSQPTISHHLKVLREAGLVGSERRGTWVYYWVLPAALAKLSTLLQTPAGAGGAR from the coding sequence ATGTCGAATCTGGAACTGCCGGTGCTCGGCCAGGACGAGCCGGCCGCGTGCTGCTCGCCCATGGCCCGCGAGCCGCTCGGTGAGGAAGCCGCCGCCGACCTCGCGAAGATGTTCAAGGCCCTCTCCGACCCGGTGCGGCTGCGGCTGCTGTCGCTGATCGCCTCCCACGAGGGCGGCGAGGCCTGCGTCTGCGACCTGACCGGCCCCTTCGATGTCTCCCAGCCGACGATCTCCCACCACCTCAAGGTGCTGCGCGAGGCCGGGCTGGTCGGCTCCGAGCGCCGGGGGACCTGGGTCTACTACTGGGTGCTGCCCGCCGCCCTGGCCAAGCTCTCCACCCTGCTCCAGACTCCCGCCGGCGCGGGAGGCGCGAGATGA
- a CDS encoding TnsA-like heteromeric transposase endonuclease subunit, giving the protein MASLGQAPWVGCVPMRGFAWRRDQRHRPGLEYLVSTGRLHGFESLEEDWLLRALDFCGGVQILLSQPFRMRFEANRRLRRHTPDYLVVSDDGVFVVDVRPAGLIKSEDEESFAAAHELSLASGWRYVVAAGWSPHVQASLDAMYARRRPMSDPLNLRPELLAAAEQGVTFREAAMACQFWPVARAQLLHLLWQRRLGVDLSEPLTDASRLMPAEVS; this is encoded by the coding sequence GTGGCCTCTCTGGGGCAGGCGCCCTGGGTGGGCTGCGTCCCGATGCGCGGCTTCGCTTGGCGGCGTGACCAGCGGCATCGGCCGGGGCTGGAGTACCTGGTCAGCACGGGGCGGCTGCACGGCTTCGAGAGTCTGGAGGAGGACTGGCTGCTGCGGGCGCTCGATTTCTGCGGCGGCGTGCAGATTCTGCTCTCGCAGCCGTTCCGGATGCGCTTCGAGGCGAACAGGCGCTTGCGGCGGCACACTCCGGACTACCTCGTGGTCTCCGATGACGGGGTCTTCGTCGTCGACGTCCGTCCGGCAGGGCTGATCAAATCCGAGGATGAGGAGTCCTTCGCTGCGGCTCACGAGCTCTCGCTGGCCTCCGGCTGGCGCTACGTGGTCGCGGCCGGCTGGTCGCCGCACGTCCAGGCATCCCTGGACGCGATGTACGCGCGGCGACGCCCGATGAGCGACCCCTTGAATCTGCGCCCGGAGCTACTCGCGGCAGCCGAGCAGGGTGTGACCTTCCGCGAGGCCGCGATGGCCTGCCAGTTCTGGCCGGTCGCGCGGGCCCAGCTGCTGCACCTGTTGTGGCAACGGCGACTTGGCGTTGATCTGTCCGAGCCCTTGACCGATGCGTCAAGGCTGATGCCGGCGGAGGTGTCATGA
- a CDS encoding transposase has product MSAGALDLAPGAALVLDASEWLVERQEPHLGRVHLMNRAGVRQCVSFRFLLNHPQCRSSSLTSSSGANRGRQEMTLKDLKPEKVPLVELRFEHLMEVFCDFRSGDPLHPRPGDPRPEYHPDRTTVSERRQAKVAELDAMDPAAANLLALDRVGVRTLERWERKRRRFGVIGCADDRWLRESGGHPSISEEIREAILAVREETRLHRSRVDARTRETMIHRYVRETFPGQEIKVPSYDTLRRVWHEWFGPGRGGQRYERSASLPEKDGHGLVTRPGQAVALDTTIMPVMVREGVFGDPVRVHLTLALDVYTHSICAFRLTLVSDTSVDVAMVLRDVMLPLPMRADWDGEMEWPYPGLPAAVVAEFVGHRVAALPFFAPETVTTDHGSVYRNHHLVEVQEVIGCRVLPARVLRPQDKQAVERVFGSIRSLLFEHLPGYTGIDTADRGAEPERDGTLTIDAMEHVIATWVVKVWQNRRLGDYAPAWDPGGDHSPNSLFAASFAQTGFAMEIPQPELYYRFLPEHQVKRIHGRRGVKIKGLYYYGDALEPHLHEASSRGGRRKQMWIIRREPRDRRVVYFQGPVTHEWHPLRWTGLPPESQVPAFGDLRAEELLTRVREAGLRPRTDAELLPILLDLLGARDPVSNWPSQMTKSQRVEHAREATQAQAASTDRPAASAEPTPPTRQPQQTAGNVLQWPQRAGQTRGSLDAERRRRREATVPVTPKPPPRLGSSFRERNVFLLPEDDEEEHGGQPAG; this is encoded by the coding sequence ATGAGCGCGGGCGCCTTGGATCTGGCTCCGGGGGCAGCACTGGTCCTCGACGCGAGCGAGTGGCTGGTCGAGCGGCAGGAACCCCATCTCGGCCGAGTTCACCTGATGAACCGGGCCGGTGTCCGGCAGTGCGTCAGCTTCAGATTCCTACTGAACCATCCGCAGTGCCGCAGCTCGTCGCTCACCTCCTCGTCCGGCGCGAACCGGGGACGGCAGGAGATGACGTTGAAGGACCTGAAGCCGGAGAAGGTCCCGCTGGTGGAGTTGCGGTTCGAGCACCTGATGGAGGTCTTCTGCGACTTCCGCAGCGGAGACCCATTGCACCCGCGGCCAGGAGATCCTCGCCCGGAGTACCACCCCGACCGCACGACCGTGTCCGAGCGACGCCAGGCTAAAGTGGCCGAGCTGGACGCCATGGACCCGGCCGCCGCGAATCTGCTGGCGCTGGACCGGGTCGGCGTCAGGACCCTGGAGCGCTGGGAGCGCAAACGGCGCCGCTTCGGGGTGATCGGCTGCGCGGACGACCGATGGCTGCGCGAGAGCGGCGGGCACCCCAGCATCTCAGAGGAGATCCGGGAAGCGATCCTGGCCGTTCGGGAGGAGACCCGGCTTCACCGTTCCAGGGTGGACGCCCGCACCCGGGAGACGATGATCCACCGCTACGTCCGCGAGACGTTCCCCGGCCAGGAAATCAAGGTCCCCAGCTACGACACGCTCAGGCGGGTCTGGCACGAGTGGTTCGGTCCCGGCCGTGGTGGGCAGCGCTACGAACGCTCCGCGTCGCTGCCCGAGAAGGACGGGCACGGGCTGGTCACCAGGCCGGGCCAGGCGGTCGCGCTGGACACGACGATCATGCCGGTGATGGTCCGCGAGGGGGTCTTCGGCGACCCGGTCCGCGTCCACCTGACGCTGGCGCTGGACGTCTACACCCACTCCATCTGCGCTTTCCGGCTCACGCTGGTGTCGGACACATCGGTCGACGTCGCGATGGTGCTGCGGGACGTAATGCTCCCGCTGCCCATGCGGGCCGACTGGGACGGCGAGATGGAGTGGCCCTACCCGGGGCTGCCGGCTGCAGTCGTGGCGGAGTTCGTCGGCCACCGGGTCGCGGCCCTGCCGTTCTTCGCGCCGGAGACGGTGACCACCGACCACGGCAGCGTCTACCGCAACCACCACCTGGTCGAGGTCCAGGAGGTGATCGGCTGCCGGGTGCTTCCGGCACGGGTGCTGCGGCCCCAGGACAAGCAGGCGGTCGAACGGGTCTTCGGCAGCATCCGGTCGCTGCTGTTCGAGCACCTTCCTGGCTACACCGGCATCGACACCGCCGACCGCGGTGCGGAACCGGAGCGGGACGGCACCTTGACCATCGACGCGATGGAACACGTGATCGCGACCTGGGTCGTCAAGGTCTGGCAGAACCGCCGGCTGGGCGACTACGCGCCGGCGTGGGATCCCGGCGGGGACCACAGCCCCAACTCGCTGTTCGCGGCGTCGTTCGCGCAGACCGGCTTCGCGATGGAGATCCCCCAACCCGAGCTCTACTACCGGTTCCTGCCGGAGCACCAGGTCAAGCGCATCCACGGCCGCCGGGGCGTGAAGATCAAGGGCCTCTACTACTACGGCGATGCACTGGAGCCCCACTTACACGAGGCATCCTCGCGCGGCGGGCGGCGCAAGCAGATGTGGATCATCCGCCGAGAGCCCCGAGACCGGCGCGTCGTCTACTTCCAAGGTCCCGTTACCCACGAGTGGCACCCCCTGCGCTGGACCGGGCTGCCGCCGGAATCGCAGGTCCCCGCCTTCGGTGACCTGCGCGCCGAGGAACTCCTCACCCGAGTTCGCGAGGCCGGCCTGCGACCGCGGACCGATGCCGAACTCCTTCCGATCCTCCTGGACCTGCTCGGCGCCCGTGATCCGGTCAGCAACTGGCCCAGCCAGATGACCAAGTCCCAGCGCGTCGAACACGCCCGCGAGGCCACGCAGGCCCAGGCGGCCTCGACCGACCGGCCGGCGGCCTCCGCCGAACCCACCCCACCAACCCGTCAGCCCCAGCAGACCGCGGGGAACGTGCTGCAGTGGCCGCAGCGGGCTGGGCAGACCCGAGGCAGTCTCGACGCCGAGCGGCGCCGCCGGAGAGAAGCCACCGTCCCGGTCACCCCGAAGCCACCGCCCCGGCTGGGGTCGAGCTTCCGCGAGCGCAACGTGTTCCTCCTGCCCGAGGACGACGAAGAGGAGCACGGTGGACAACCGGCCGGCTGA